The Salinirubellus salinus genome segment CTAGTTCCAGGAGGACGAGTTGGTCCGGTGACTCGCCGCCCACGTCGACGGGCGTGCCGGCGACCCGGTACTCCGTCTCCCAGTCGAACTCGGGGCGTCGCTCGGCGAGGCGCGAGCGGAGATGTGTGTTCACGTCGTCGGCGAACTCGCCCACGAGCTCGTCACGCGTGGCGTGTCCTCTTGGGTGTGGCGGTGGTTTTGGGGAGAGAGTGCTGACCAACAGCCGCGAACCGCGTGAGAGACGATAGCCAGAACGGCCAGCAACCGCGCGAATCGCGGTACATGGTAAACCGCACAGCCCAGCAACAACCCTCGTGCCTCCCCAACCGATTCCTTCGCTCCCGTTGGCCGCTCAGTCATCCCTCGCGTGGGGTCGTTCGCGAACCTCGCTGTCGCTCGGCACCGCTCACCGCACGCGCCGAGGACTTCGCCCGACCGAGCGAACGACACGGCCTGCCCGGGCGCGCTCGTACCAGCGAGCGTGGGCGCGCTCGGCGCAGCACCCACTACACGCTCGACTCCACAGACACCACACCGACCCACGCCAACGACCCACACGGCCGAGTAAGGCACTTCTTATGGGACGCCCCCGTCAGCACGCAGTATGAGCGAGTACGACCCCCACGCGGTCGAGGAACGCTGGCGTGACCGCTGGCAGGAGGAGGGCACCTACGAGGCCGACCCGGACGAGGCGGGCGAACCCACGTTCGTCACCGTCCCGTACCCGTACCCGAGCGGCGGGATGCACATCGGCCACGCCCGCACGTACACCGTGCCGGACGTGTACGCGCGCTACCGGCGGCTGCAGGGCGACAACGTCCTCTTTCCCATCGCGTGGCACGTCACGGGCACCCCCATCATCGGGGCCGTCGAACGCCTGAAGAAGGGCGAGGAGAAACAGCTCTCCGTGCTGCGGGACACGTACAACGTCCCCGAGGACACCCTGCAGGACCTGGAGACGCCGATGGGGTTCGCCCGCTACTTCATCGAGGAACACTACAAGAAGGGGATGCGCTCGCTGGGCCTCTCCATCGACTGGCGACGCGAGTTCACCACCAACGACGAGCGCTACCAGCGGTTCATCACGTGGCAGTACGAGACCCTGCGCGACCGCGGCCTGCTGGAGAAGGGGCTCCACCCGGTGAAGTACTGCACCAACGAGCAACAGCCGGTCACCACCCACGACATCCTCGAGGGCGAGGAGGCCGAGTTCCAGGAGTACACGCTGGTCAAGTTCACCGTCACGCTGCCCGACGGCGACACCGCCGTCGCGCCGATGGCGACGCTGCGCCCGGAGACGGTCCGCGGCGTGACGAACGCCTTCGTCAAGCCGAGCGGGTCGTACGTCAAGGCGAGTGTCGACGGCGAGACGTGGGTCGTCAGCGAGACGGCCGCTGAGAAACTGCGCCTGCAGGAGCGGACCGTTGAGGTCCTCGACACCTTCGAGGGCGAGGAACTGGTCGGCGTCGAGGCGACGAACCCCATCACCGAGGACGAGGTCGTCGTCCTCCCGGCCTCCTTCGTCGACCCGGAGAACGCCACGGGTGTCGTGATGTCCGTGCCGGCGCACTCCCCGGACGACTACGTCGCGCTGCAGGAGGTCAAGGACGACGCCGACTCGCTGGCCGAGTACGGCATCGACCCCGACGCGGTCCGGGCCCTCGAGCCCATCCCCATCCTGACCATCGAGGGGTACGGCGAGATCCCCGCGAAGGACGCGGTCGAGCAGGCCGGCGTCACCTCGCAGGACGACCCGGCGCTGGAGGCGGCCACGCAGGAACTCTACAACCGCGAGTTCCACCAAGGTGAGCTGATAGACGCGTACGGCGAGTACGCCGGCCGCGTCGTCGAGGACGTCCGCGAGGCGTTCCGCGACCACTACCGCCGCACGGGGCAGTTCGGTCAGTTCTACGAGTTCACCGAGGAGGTCGTCTGCCGGTGTGGCGGGGCCGTCGAGGTGGCCAAGCAGGACACCTGGTTCCTGCGGTACAACGACGAGGACTGGAAGGCCGAGACCAAACGCGCCATCGACCGGCTGACGGCCATCCCGGAGAACACGCGCGAGCAGTACACCCACACCGTCGACTGGCTGAACGAGTGGCCCTGCATCCGCAACTACGGGCTGGGCACCCGGCTGCCGTGGGACCAGGACTTCGTCATCGAGCCGCTGTCGGACTCGACCATCTACATGGCGTACTACACCATCGCCCACCGGCTGGACGACGTCCCGCCCGAGGGGATGACCCGTGAGTTCTTCGACACGCTGTTCTACGGTGCGGACGCGGTCGACGACCCGGACGAACACGCCCTGGACCTGCGCGAGGAGTGGGACCACTGGTACCCCGTCGACGTCCGGGTGAGCGCGAACGACCTCATCTCGAACCACCTGACGTTCTTCCTGTACCACCACGCGGAGCTGTTCGACGAGGACAACTGGCCCGAGGGCATCACCATCATGGGGATGGGCCTGCTGGAGGGGCAGAAGATGTCCTCCTCGAAAGGGCACGTGGTCCTGCCGGGCGAGGCCGTCTCGGAGTACGGCGCCGACACCGCCCGGTTCTTCCTGCTGAACTCCGCCGAGCCGTGGCAGGACTTCGACTGGCGGGCCGACCAGGTCGAGACGGTCCACGACCAGTTGCGGCGGTTCTGGGACCGGGCGGCGCGCATCATCGAGAGCGAGGCCCCCGAGGACCCCGACCTCCGGCCCATCGACGAGTGGCTGCTCTCCAGACTGCAGACGACCGTCCGCGAGGCGACCGAGGCGCTCGACGGCTTCGAGACGCGAACCGCCTCGCAGGCCGCGTTCTACGCCTTCGAGGAGTCGCTGCGCTGGTACCGCCGACGCACCGACCTCGACCGGCCGGGCGCGCGCTACACCCAGCGCGAGGTACTGCGGACGCGCCTCGAACTGCTGGCCCCGTTCGTCCCGTTCATGGCGAACGAACTCCACGAGCGGCTGACCGGCGAGCCCGCCGAGGAGTGGCCCGAGGTCGACGAGTCGCTGGAGTCCGCCGCAGTGGAGGCCCGCGAGACGCTCGTCCGGGACCTGACCGACGACGTGAACGACATCGTGGACGTGGTCGGGAGCGACCCGGAGGTCATCCGCGTCTACGCCGCCGCCGACTGGAAGCGCGACGTGCTGGAACAGGTCGTCGAGACCGGCCCCGACGTGGGTGCGGTGATGGGCGAGGTGATGTCCGACCCCGACCTGCGCGAGAAGGGGAACGCCGTGAACCAGCTGGTGCAGGACCTCGTCGAGGTGGTCCGCGAGCGCGACGCCGACACGCTGGCGGACCTGCGCGCGCTGGACGAGGTCGAGGTGTACGAGGACGCCGCCGCGTTCCTCGAACGCGAGTTCGGTGCGGACGTAGAGGTCTACGCCGAGGACGACCCGGATGCGGTGGACCCGGAGGGGAAGGCGGGCAACGCCCAGCCGCTGCGGCCGGCCATCCACCTCGAGTAGTCGCGTCGCGCCCCGTTCAGCCGACGAAGCCGTCCGCTTCTATCGCCTCGGCCAGCGCGTCGGGCAGGAAGTCGTCGTCGGGCCCGACGGTGGGTTCGAGGAAGCCACGGTCCGTGTGGAGGGGGTCGTCTGCCAGTCGGCTCTCCTCGGGGAGCCGACCCAGCACGTTGTGCAACAGTTCGTGGGTGAACAGGACGGTGTCGACCGAGCCCGGTTCGTACACCACGAGTTCGCCGGGCGCCTCGGCGCGCGCTTCGTACTCGCCGTCCCGGAACTCCGAGGTGAGTACGACGAGGTGGTACTCACCCGGCCGACTCCCCATGTACGCCTCGGTGTAGAACTGGCCGACGGCGTTCGAGAGGTACTCGTCGCGGTCGTAGTCCCAGACGACCCGCTTGTCGACCGACTGGCGCCGGAGGTGGATGTCGATACCCGTCGAGCCGTCCGGGTTCTCGACGGGCATCCCGGCCCACTGCTCCCGGACGGTGTCGGCCTTCGCGTCGTCGAGACGCGCCCCGCCCGCGGCCCGTATCACCTCGACGTAGAGGTCCATCCGGAGCGGGTCGGCGCCCGGCAGCGGCGCACCGTCGGCCGACTCGCCGGCCACCTCCCACCCGTCGAGCAGTCGGTCGCCGTCCGTGTCCGGGTCGGCCGGGTCGGTGCCGAGTTCGGCCTCCCGGGCGTCGTCCAGCCCGTCGTCGTCCGTGTCCGCCAGCGTCGGGTCGCTCGGCCCGTCGGCCTCCTGCCCGTCGGAAAGCCCGTCGCCGTCCGTGTCGGACTCGGCCGGGTTACTCCCGAGGTCCGCCTCCCGGGCGTCGTCCAGCCCGTCGCCGTCCGTGTCCGCCTGCGTCGGGTCGCTCGGTCCGTCGGCCTCCTGGCCGTCGGGGAGCCCGTCGCCGTCCGTGTCGGCCTCGGTCGGGTCCGTCGGCCCCCCCACCTCGTCGCGGTCGTCCAGCCCGTCGCCGTCCGTGTCGGCCTCGGTCGGGTCCGTCGGCAGGTCGAGCACCTCTGCCCGGTCGTCCAGCCCGTCACCGTCCGAGTCCGCCTCGGCCGGGTCGGTCCCGTACACCTGGACCTCCGTTCCGTCCTCGAAGCCATCGTCGTCCGTGTCGACCGCGAGTGGGTCCGAGCCGAGGTCGACCTCCCGGCCGTCTGCCAGCCCGTCGTCGTCCGTGTCGACCACGAGCGGGTCGGTGCCGCGTTCGGCCTCCTCGCCGTCCGACAGCCCGTCGTCGTCCGTGTCGACCACGAGCGGGTCGGTGCCGCGTTCGGCCTCCTCGCCGTCCGACAGCCCGTCGTCGTCCGTGTCGGCCACCGTCGAATCCGTCGGCCCATCGGCCTCCTCGGCGTCGTCGAGCCCGTCACCGTCTGTGTCCGAGTCGGTCGGGTCGGTACCGAGGTCGACCTCTCGGCTGTCCGACAGTCCGTCACCGTCCGTGTCGGCCACTGTCGGGTCGGACGAACCCTCGGCCTCCGCGCCGTCCGACAGTCCGTCACCGTCCGTGTCCGGGTCGGTCGGGTCGGTGCCGAGCTCGGCCTCCCGGCCGTCAGAGAGTCCGTCACCGTCCGAGTTCTCCGCGGCCGGGTCGGCCCCCGCGTCGAGTTCCGCACCGTCACGGAGGCCGTCGCCGTCCGTGTCGGCCACGAGCGGCGAGCTCGCCCCTGCGAGTTCCGTCCCGTCGGTCAGACCGTCCCCGTCGCTGTCGGGCGAGAGCGGGTCCGTCCCGAGTCGCAGCTCGTCGGCCGCGGTGACCGAGTCGCCGTCGACGGAGTAGACGTCCGTCGTCGCCACCGCGCCGACCCCGACACCGCTCGTGAGGAGGAGTGCAACCACCCCGACCACCAGTCGCATAGCCGTCACGAACGGTCACGCGAGGCTAACAGTTTCGGTCGGGGAAACGTCCGTGTCGAGGCGGACTGGAGGCGGGCGCGGGGGGAGACAGGAGTGCCTCAGCCCGCGAAGCCGTCCTCCTCGAGTTGCTCGGCGATCGAGTCGGGCAGGTGGGGGTCGGCGCCGGTCGGCGTGAGGAACCCCTCGCTGGCGTGGTACGGGTCGTCCTCGAGTGCCAGCGGGGAGTCCAGTCGGCCCAGCACGTTGTGGAGGAGTTCGTGGGTGAGGACGTCCGGGCGGAGCCCGGGCCACGGCGCGTAGACGGTCACCCGGCCGGGCGCCTGGCCGAAGGCCGCCGAGCTGCCGAACTCGTACTCCGTCGTGGCCACGGCGAGGTGGTACTCGCCCGTCCGGTTGCCGAGGTACCGCTCGTCGTAGTAGTCTCGTGCGTCCCGGTCGGCGTCGCCGTCGACGTGGACCACCTCGCCGTCGACGGTCTGTCGACTGACGTGGATGTCGATCCCCGTGGACCCGTCGGGGTTCTGGACCGGCATCTCCGCCCAGTAGCGGACGAGCGTCTCCTCCTCGCGCTCGGTGAGCCGGTCACCCTCCACCGGCCGCAGGAGTTCGACGTAGAGGTCCATCCGGAGCGGGTCGGCGTCCGGTAGCGGCGCACCGTCGGCCGACTCGCCGGCCACCTCCCACCCGTCGAGCAGTCGGTCGCCGTCCGTGTCCGGGTCGGTCGGGTCGGTGCCGAGCGCCACCTCCTCGCCGTCGGCCAGCCCGTCGTCGTCGGTGTCGGCCAGCAGCGGGTCCGTCCCCCCGTCACTCTCGTCCGGGTCCGAGAGGCCGTCGTCGTCGGTGTCGGCCAGCAGGGGGGCCATCCCGACCGCGAGTTCCGTGTCGTCGTCGAGCGAGTCGCCGTCCGAGTCGACCGCGAGCGGGTCCGTCCCGAAGGCGGCCTCCCGCGAGTCGAGGAGGGTATCACCGTCGGTGTCGTCGGCGAGGGGGTCCGTGCCGTCGGTGGCCTCCTGCCCGTCGGTGAGGCCGTCGCCGTCCGTGTCCGCCACGGTCGGGTCGGTGCCGGCGTCCAGTTCGGCCGGGTCGTCGAGCCCGTCGTCGTCGGTGTCGACGAGCGTCGGGTCCGTCGGCCCGTCGAGTTCGACCGGGTCGGCGAGACCGTCGCCGTCCGTGTCTGCCCGTGTCGGGTCGGTGTCGAAGGTCCGCTCGTGTCGGTCGAGGAGACCGTCGCCGTCCGAGTCCTGCCCGAGCGGGTCGAGTTCGAGCGGTGAGGGGGCGGCGAGCCCGCCACCTGCACCGACCGCACCGGCACTCACACCACTGACGAGGACGAGAACGACAGCCAGCACCGCCGGCCAGTTCATGTGCCTCCTACCCCCGACGACTTAGAAACCGTACGCTCGATATCGTGTGGCGAGTGGTCGGCGAACGAGACACACCCGACGCCGTGAACGACGCCGCGAGGGGCCAGACGAAACCCTCAAGCGCGCGACGGGGGAACCGGGGACCGAATGCGCGTCATCGGCACCGTCGGCCTGCCCGGCAGCGGGAAGGGTGAGTTCGCCAACGTCGCCCGCGAGATGGGGCTCCCGGTCGTCACGATGGGCGACGTGGTCCGGGCGGAGACCCGTGCCCGTGGGCTGGACCCCGCCGACCACCACGGCGAGGTGGCACAGGCGATGCGCGAGGAGGACGGGCCGCTCGCCATCGCCGAGCGCTCGCTCCCGATGATACGCGAGCGACTCGAGGACCACGACACCGTCGTCGTCGACGGCCTCCGCTCGGGCGACGAGGCCCGCCGCTTCGAGGAGGCGTTCGGCGACGACTTCCTCCTCGTGGCCATCACCGCGCCCGACGAGGTGCGCGCCGAGCGACTGGACCTCCGGGCGCGGGACAACACCGAGGCCGAGAGCATCGCCGACCGCGACGAGCGCGAACTCGGCTTCGGCATGGGCGAGGCCATCGACCGGGCCGCGCTCTCCATCCCGAACGGCGACTCGCTGGCGGCGTTCCAGGCACGAGCGCGGGCGGTCATCGCCGACGGCGTCGAGGCGGCCGACCGCATCGAGGAGATCGTGCGGAACGAGGTGCAGACGGACGGGGGGAGCATCCTCTACAGCGTCGACGTCGAGATCGTCGTCCCCATCAAGGACACCGAGGTGAAGGCCCGCGTCCGCGACGCCGTCGAGGCCCTCTTCCCCGAGGCCGAGTTCGAGGAGGGCCACGGCGAGTTGCGGGGCGAGGCCCACTCGCTCGAACACTTCTCCGAGTTGCTCCACGACCAGCAGATCCTCGACACGGCGCGGGGGCAGTTCTTCGCCGACCAGTCCGGCGATACCTTCTCGTTCGACCTGAAGAAGCAGGCCGCGTTCCGCGGCGTGGTGAACTTCGCCGTCGGGAGTCCGGGCGAACTCGGCGAGATACACGTGCGCGTGAAGGTGCGCGACCCGAGCGTGGAGGCGTACGTCGACCACGTGGCTCCGCCCACGGAGGATGGCAGGCCGGTCACGGAGTAGTGGAGGGACCGTGTTCTGTGGAGGGCGCCGGGGGCGGGAGTGTTCGGTCACTCGAGCGGGGGGCCAGCGCGGTACAATTGGACCGCACAGCCCAGCAGTAGCGCCGGTCGCGCTGTCGCGCGACACGGCAGCCCGGCCCTCCCCCGTTGCGGCGCGATGAAACGCGCCGCAGGCCACGTGGTTCACTCGGTCGAGCGAGAGACACGGCCGGTGAGGACTGCGAGCAGAGCGAGCGGGTCTGAACACGGGGAAGGGCAGGGCTGTCGTGCCGACCCGAACGGGTCGGCCGGCCGCTCGGCTGTGCGTTCCAGTTGAACCGCGATTCGCACTCACGCTGGTCGCCACAGAACCGGAAACACGCACTCCCCGACCACCTCACTCGTCCAGTCCGCTGACGAACACGGCCACCCACTCCGAGCGGTCACGCCGCCGCGTCACCCGCATCCCCTCCACCCACTTCACCCACTGGAACCCCCGGCGCTCCGGCGCGACCAGCCGGAGCGGGAAGCCGTGGCCGTGGCTGAGTCGCTCGTCGTCGACGTGCGTCGCGAGCGTCGCGTCCCGCGCTTCCTCGATGGGGAGCGACCAGCGGTAGCCCGTCACCGAGCGGAACTGGACCCACGCCGCGTCGTCACTCGCACCCGCCTCGTCCAGCAGGTCGCCCACCGAGAGGCCCTGCCAGTCGTGCTCGGAGAACCACCCGGAGGTGCAGTCGAGCAGGACGCGGTCCTCGTGGGCCGGGTCCACGTCGGCGTAGGAGAGCGAGCGCGGCGTCTCGACGGCCCCGCCAACGTCGAGCGTCCACTCGTCCGCGTCGACCGGGTCGGGGTCGTCGGCCACCCACGACGTGATGGGGAAGGCGTTGCCCGCGTCCGACCCGTCCTCGCGCGACCCGGTGAAGCGCCGCTCGGCGCCCGCGGTGTCGAGGACGCGGTTGGCGGACTGCTGGAGGCGCCACGCGGCCGCCGCGCCGACGAGGACGGTGCCGTACTGGAGCGCCGTCCGCCGGCCCTCGAGGTCCGAACGGGCGGGTGGGCGGTAGCGCCGCGAGAGGTGGTACAGCAGCAGGGGGACGACCACGAGGCCGAGGCCGATGTGGAGGTTGAGGAGGCCCCACGGCCCGAGGTCCAGCGACCCACCGAACACCCACCAGACGCCGGTGCCGAGCGCGCCGAGCGTGGCCGTGGCGAGGAGGACCGAGAGCGCGGTGGTGGCGGTCCACGCCCGGCCGGTGACGCGGTAGCGGACCCGCCGGAGCTTGTAGAACAGGAACGCCGTGATGGCGAGGCCGGCGAGGCCGTGGACGACGAACAGCCAGCCGCGGTCGGCCGACCCGGAGACGAGGCTCACGAGGCCCGTCACCAGCACGAGGACGACGAGCGCGAACAGCGACCAGTCGACGAGTCGCGGCCGTGGCTCCAATCGGCGAACCAGCGCCGCGACCCGTCGCCCGAGCGACGCCCCGGAACCGTCGGTCACGGTCGAACTACGGGCGCGGGCGGCATATCTCTCCGGGTCGAGGGTGTCCCGGGGCGCGGGCGAGTGGGGTGGAGTTACGGCGCTGCGCGTCGTGCCCTCCGACGATGCTCGTCTCCCTCTCCGTCCGGGACGTGATGACCCGCGACGTGCTGACGGTCACGCCAGACACGGCCGTTGTGAACGTGGCCGAGCGACTCGCCGCCACCGACGCCGGGTCGCTCGTGGTCTGTGCCGAGTCCGAACCCATCGGCATCGTCACCCGGTCCGACCTCGTCGAGGTGCTCGCGGCCCGCGAGGACCCCGGCCGCACCCTCGTCGTCGACGTGATGAGCGTCGACCTCGTCACGGTCGGCCCGGACGAACCCATCGAGAACGCGGCCGAGCTGCTCGACGAACACGGTATCGGCCACCTCCCGGTCGTCGAGACGGACGACGAAGACGACGAGGGGAACGGCCACATCGTCGGCGTCGTCTCGACGACGGACCTCTCGCACTACCTCCCGTACCTCGGTCGCACCCGGCACGCGCTGGAGCGGCTCCGACGGACCCCCGGCGGCCCGGATACCGCCTACGGCGACCGGGACTGGCACTTCGAACACGAGGGAGTGGAGGACGGACTCACCGTCGACGACCGCATCCACTTCAGGAAACGGCTCTCCGAGGGGGACGTCGCGGCGTTCGCCGACGCAACCGGCGACACCAACCGCGTCCACCTGGACGAGGCGTTCGCCGAGCAGACTCGCTTCGCCGGCCGCATCGCCCACGGCATCCTCACCGCGGGGCTCGTCTCGGCGGCGCTCGCGCGACTGCCCGGCCTGACCATCTACCTCTCGCAGGAACTCTCCTTCCTCGGGCCGGTCCGCATCGGCGAGACGGTCACCGCTGTCTGCCAGGTGCTCGAGGACCTCGGCGGCGGGAAGTTCCGCCTCTCGACGACCGTCTACGACGAGGACGGGGACGCGGTCATCGACGGGGAGGCGGTGGTGCTGGTGGACGAACTGCCAGCGGACGTGGATGCGGAGGCGGACGTGGAGGTGGAGGTGGAGGCGGCCGACGAGCGCGAGGACGAGAACTGAGTCGTCACTCGGTGTCCGTCTCGGGCGACGGCATCGCGGCGTTCTCCGCGTCGGTACAGTTGCGCAGGCGCGCCAGCGAGGTCGGGTCGAACGTGTAGGGCGCCGCCATCGGGGCGATGCGCTGTTCCGCCGTGTCGGCCGGGGTCGCGGCCCAGCGGTCCTCACCGCCGCGGGCGGTGATGTCTGTGGTGGTCGGTGTACGGTCGGTCTGGGGTTGCGGATTGGTGCTCATTGGGTTCGTGTTGGGGGGCGGTCGTCGCGCGAGTCGTCGCTGGTGGGTCGAGAAGAGGGGTCAGTGTACGCGTACAGCGACGGGCATGTACCTCTCACTACAGACCCATCTATCATAAACGTTCATGTTCCACACCACTGTTGCCGCCGGGAGCGTGGGCGGCCGTCTCA includes the following:
- the leuS gene encoding leucine--tRNA ligase: MSEYDPHAVEERWRDRWQEEGTYEADPDEAGEPTFVTVPYPYPSGGMHIGHARTYTVPDVYARYRRLQGDNVLFPIAWHVTGTPIIGAVERLKKGEEKQLSVLRDTYNVPEDTLQDLETPMGFARYFIEEHYKKGMRSLGLSIDWRREFTTNDERYQRFITWQYETLRDRGLLEKGLHPVKYCTNEQQPVTTHDILEGEEAEFQEYTLVKFTVTLPDGDTAVAPMATLRPETVRGVTNAFVKPSGSYVKASVDGETWVVSETAAEKLRLQERTVEVLDTFEGEELVGVEATNPITEDEVVVLPASFVDPENATGVVMSVPAHSPDDYVALQEVKDDADSLAEYGIDPDAVRALEPIPILTIEGYGEIPAKDAVEQAGVTSQDDPALEAATQELYNREFHQGELIDAYGEYAGRVVEDVREAFRDHYRRTGQFGQFYEFTEEVVCRCGGAVEVAKQDTWFLRYNDEDWKAETKRAIDRLTAIPENTREQYTHTVDWLNEWPCIRNYGLGTRLPWDQDFVIEPLSDSTIYMAYYTIAHRLDDVPPEGMTREFFDTLFYGADAVDDPDEHALDLREEWDHWYPVDVRVSANDLISNHLTFFLYHHAELFDEDNWPEGITIMGMGLLEGQKMSSSKGHVVLPGEAVSEYGADTARFFLLNSAEPWQDFDWRADQVETVHDQLRRFWDRAARIIESEAPEDPDLRPIDEWLLSRLQTTVREATEALDGFETRTASQAAFYAFEESLRWYRRRTDLDRPGARYTQREVLRTRLELLAPFVPFMANELHERLTGEPAEEWPEVDESLESAAVEARETLVRDLTDDVNDIVDVVGSDPEVIRVYAAADWKRDVLEQVVETGPDVGAVMGEVMSDPDLREKGNAVNQLVQDLVEVVRERDADTLADLRALDEVEVYEDAAAFLEREFGADVEVYAEDDPDAVDPEGKAGNAQPLRPAIHLE
- a CDS encoding thrombospondin type 3 repeat-containing protein yields the protein MNWPAVLAVVLVLVSGVSAGAVGAGGGLAAPSPLELDPLGQDSDGDGLLDRHERTFDTDPTRADTDGDGLADPVELDGPTDPTLVDTDDDGLDDPAELDAGTDPTVADTDGDGLTDGQEATDGTDPLADDTDGDTLLDSREAAFGTDPLAVDSDGDSLDDDTELAVGMAPLLADTDDDGLSDPDESDGGTDPLLADTDDDGLADGEEVALGTDPTDPDTDGDRLLDGWEVAGESADGAPLPDADPLRMDLYVELLRPVEGDRLTEREEETLVRYWAEMPVQNPDGSTGIDIHVSRQTVDGEVVHVDGDADRDARDYYDERYLGNRTGEYHLAVATTEYEFGSSAAFGQAPGRVTVYAPWPGLRPDVLTHELLHNVLGRLDSPLALEDDPYHASEGFLTPTGADPHLPDSIAEQLEEDGFAG
- a CDS encoding RNA-binding domain-containing protein, whose amino-acid sequence is MQTDGGSILYSVDVEIVVPIKDTEVKARVRDAVEALFPEAEFEEGHGELRGEAHSLEHFSELLHDQQILDTARGQFFADQSGDTFSFDLKKQAAFRGVVNFAVGSPGELGEIHVRVKVRDPSVEAYVDHVAPPTEDGRPVTE
- a CDS encoding molybdopterin-dependent oxidoreductase, whose translation is MTDGSGASLGRRVAALVRRLEPRPRLVDWSLFALVVLVLVTGLVSLVSGSADRGWLFVVHGLAGLAITAFLFYKLRRVRYRVTGRAWTATTALSVLLATATLGALGTGVWWVFGGSLDLGPWGLLNLHIGLGLVVVPLLLYHLSRRYRPPARSDLEGRRTALQYGTVLVGAAAAWRLQQSANRVLDTAGAERRFTGSREDGSDAGNAFPITSWVADDPDPVDADEWTLDVGGAVETPRSLSYADVDPAHEDRVLLDCTSGWFSEHDWQGLSVGDLLDEAGASDDAAWVQFRSVTGYRWSLPIEEARDATLATHVDDERLSHGHGFPLRLVAPERRGFQWVKWVEGMRVTRRRDRSEWVAVFVSGLDE
- a CDS encoding CBS domain-containing protein, producing MLVSLSVRDVMTRDVLTVTPDTAVVNVAERLAATDAGSLVVCAESEPIGIVTRSDLVEVLAAREDPGRTLVVDVMSVDLVTVGPDEPIENAAELLDEHGIGHLPVVETDDEDDEGNGHIVGVVSTTDLSHYLPYLGRTRHALERLRRTPGGPDTAYGDRDWHFEHEGVEDGLTVDDRIHFRKRLSEGDVAAFADATGDTNRVHLDEAFAEQTRFAGRIAHGILTAGLVSAALARLPGLTIYLSQELSFLGPVRIGETVTAVCQVLEDLGGGKFRLSTTVYDEDGDAVIDGEAVVLVDELPADVDAEADVEVEVEAADEREDEN